The Bos javanicus breed banteng chromosome 11, ARS-OSU_banteng_1.0, whole genome shotgun sequence genome includes a window with the following:
- the LOC133256864 gene encoding HIG1 domain family member 1A, mitochondrial-like, producing the protein MSSDTDISLSSYDEDQGSKLIRKAREAPFVPIGMAGFAAIVAYGLYRLKSRGHTKMSVHLIHMRVAAQGFVVGAMTLGMGYSLYQEFWGKPKP; encoded by the coding sequence ATGTCAAGCGACacagatatttctctttcttcatatGATGAAGATCAGGGATCTAAACTTATCCGAAAAGCTAGAGAGGCACCATTTGTCCCCATTGGAATGGCAGGTTTTGCAGCAATTGTTGCATATGGATTATATAGATTGAAGAGCAGGGGACATACTAAAATGTCTGTTCACCTGATCCACATGCGTGTGGCAGCCCAAGGCTTTGTTGTGGGAGCAATGACTCTTGGTATGGGCTATTCCCTGTATCAAGAATTCTGGGGGAAACCTAAACCTTAG